The Lates calcarifer isolate ASB-BC8 linkage group LG14, TLL_Latcal_v3, whole genome shotgun sequence genome has a segment encoding these proteins:
- the LOC108888791 gene encoding uncharacterized protein LOC108888791 isoform X29, protein MMFSSEVYNMDYGLIIFLLTGALVSVASAQTRQYHFVSTPLNWTEAQSFCRQVYTDLATIENTADVSAVNATTSNYTGQAWIGLYDDLVNSWRWSLDNSSFYGEGETEFRNWDLNPVQPNNQLGQQYCVVLYGGRLGTWGDTECSMELQFVCYAGIENGTLVYVIIDNQVNWTQAQRFCRENYVDLASIRNQTENDIITSISNGRFVWIGLYRNNLWSDGSTSLFRNWAAGQPDSGTDNCFTTSFSGSGQWSDDDCSLSLPFICFRTIPPNAEGFRSTGQDETSITLQWNKVNNNVSYILQFDGTEINITAPDGDGPVTHTVSSLTAGTKYTFTLFSVFEDVRSSGVSFTAVTVPSNAGGFRSTGQDETSITLQWNKVNNNVSFTLQFDGTEINITAPDGDGPVTHTVSSLTAATKYTFTLFSVFEDVRSSGVSVTAVTAPSNTGGFRSTGQDETSITLQWNKVNNNVSFTLQFDGTEINITAPDGDGPVTHTVSSLTAGTKYTFTLFSVFEDVRSSGVSVTAVTAPSNTGGFRSTGQDETSITLQWNKVNNNVSFTLQFDGTEINITAPDGDGPVTHTVSSLTAGTKYTFTLFSVFEDVRSSGVSVTAVTAPSNTGGFRSTGQDETSITLQWNKVNNNVSFTLQFDGTEINITAPDGDGPVTHTVSSLTAGTKYTFTLFSVFEDVRSSGVSVTAVTAPSNTGGFRSTGQDETSITLQWNKVNNNVSFTLQFDGTEINITAPDGDGPVTHTVSSLTAGTKYTFTLFSVFEDVRSSGVSVTAVTAPSNTGGFRSTGQDETSITLQWNKVNNNVSFTLQFDGTEINITAPDGDGPVTHTISSLTAGTKYTFTLFSVFEDVRSSGVSVTAVTAPSNTGGFRSTGQDETSITLQWNKVNNNVSFTLQFDGTEINITAPDGDGPVTHTVSSLTAGTKYTFTLFSVFEDVRSSGVSVTAVTAPSNTGGFRSTGQDETSITLQWNKVNNNVSFTLQFDGTEINITAPDGDGPVTHTVSSLTAGTKYTFTLFSVFEDVRSSGVSVTAVTAPSNTGGFRSTGQDETSITLQWNKVNNNVSFTLQFDGTEINITAPDGDGPVTHTVSSLTAGTKYTFTLFSVFEDVRSSGVSVTAVTAPSNTGGFRSTGQDETSITLQWNKVNNNVSFTLQFDGTEINITAPDGDGPVTHTVSSLTAGTKYTFTLFSVFEDVRSSGVSVTAVTAPSNTGGFRSTGQDETSITLQWNKVNNNVSFTLQFDGTEINITAPDGDGPVTHTVSSLTAGTKYTFTLFSVFEDVRSSGVSVTAVTAPSNTGGFRSTGQDETSITLQWNKVNNNVSFTLQFDGTEINITAPDGDGPVTHTISSLTAGTKYTFTLFSVFEDVRSSGVSVTAVTAPSNTGGFRSTGQDETSITLQWNKVNNNVSFTLQFDGTEINITAPDGDGPVTHTVSSLTAGTKYTFTLFSVFEDVRSSGVSVTAVTAPSNAGNFRSTGQDETSITLQWNKVNNNVSYILQFDGTEINITAPDGDGPVTHTVSSLTAGTKYTFTLFSVLEDIRSSGVSFTAVTAPSNAGNFRSTGQDETSITLQWNKVNNNVSYILQFDGTEINITAPDGDGPVTHTVSSLTAGTKYTFTLFSVFEDVRSSGVSFTAVTGEILNFFSVLLM, encoded by the exons ATGATG ttttcttCAGAGGTTTATAACATGGATTATGGGCTGATCATCTTTTTGCTCACAG gaGCATTGGTCAGTGTTGCCTCTGCCCAAACTCGTCAGTATCACTTTGTGAGCACGCCACTGAACtggactgaagctcagagctTCTGCCGACAGGTCTATACTGACCTGGCCACCATagaaaacacagctgatgtCAGTGCCGTTAATGCTACTACATCAAACTACACAG GCCAGGCTTGGATAGGTCTCTATGATGATTTGGTAAACAGCTGGAGATGGTCCCTGGATAACAGCAGCTTCTAtggagaaggagaaacagagtTTAGAAATTGGGATTTGAATCCTGTTCAGCCCAACAATCAACTAGGACAACAGTACTGTGTGGTATTATATGGTGGCCGTTTGGGCACATGGGGAGACACTGAATGCAGCATGGAACTTCAGTTTGTGTGCTATGCTG GCATAGAAAATGGCACACTGGTCTATGTTATAATTGACAATCAGGTGAATTGGACTCAAGCTCAGAGATTCTGCAGGGAGAATTATGTTGACCTAGCCAG TATAAGaaatcagacagaaaatgacatcATCACAAGCATATCAAATGGGAGATTTGTGTGGATTGGTCTGTACCGGAATAACCTGTGGTCTGATGGGAGCACCTCTCTGTTTCGAAACTGGGCCGCTGGACAGCCAGACTCTGGGACAGATAACTGTTTCACCACATCATTCAGTGGCTCAGGACAGTGGTCAGATGATGATTGCTCCCTCAGCTTGCCATTCATCTGTTTCAGAACAA TTCCACCCAACGCAGAAGGCTTCAGATCAACAGGACAAGATGAGACCAGTATCactctgcagtggaataaaGTCAACAACAATGTCAGCTATATTCTCCAGTTTGATGGGACAGAGATAAACATCACTGCACCAGATGGAGATGGACCAGTAACTCACACAGTCTCATCTCTCACTGCTGGAACCAAAtacacattcactctcttctctgtgtttgaggacGTCAGAAGCAGTGGAGTAAGCTTTACTGCAGTCACTG TTCCTTCAAATGCAGGAGGCTTCAGGTCAACAGGACAAGATGAGACCAGTATCactctgcagtggaataaaGTCAACAACAATGTCAGCTTTACTCTCCAGTTTGATGGTACAGAGATAAACATCACTGCACCAGATGGAGATGGACCAGTAACTCACACAGTCTCATCTCTCACTGCTGCAACCAAAtacacattcactctcttctctgtgtttgaggacGTCAGAAGCAGTGGAGTAAGCGTTACTGCAGTCACTG ctcctTCAAACACAGGAGGCTTCAGGTCAACAGGACAAGATGAGACCAGTATCactctgcagtggaataaaGTCAACAACAATGTCAGCTTTACTCTCCAGTTTGATGGAACAGAGATAAACATCACTGCACCAGATGGAGATGGACCAGTAACTCACACAGTCTCATCTCTCACTGCTGGAACCAAAtacacattcactctcttctctgtgtttgaggacGTCAGAAGCAGTGGAGTAAGCGTTACTGCAGTCACTG ctcctTCAAACACAGGAGGCTTCAGGTCAACAGGACAAGATGAGACCAGTATCactctgcagtggaataaaGTCAACAACAATGTCAGCTTTACTCTCCAGTTTGATGGAACAGAGATAAACATCACTGCACCAGATGGAGATGGACCAGTAACTCACACAGTCTCATCTCTCACTGCTGGAACCAAAtacacattcactctcttctctgtgtttgaggacGTCAGAAGCAGTGGAGTAAGCGTTACTGCAGTCACTG ctcctTCAAACACAGGAGGCTTCAGGTCAACAGGACAAGATGAGACCAGTATCactctgcagtggaataaaGTCAACAACAATGTCAGCTTTACTCTCCAGTTTGATGGAACAGAGATAAACATCACTGCACCAGATGGAGATGGACCAGTAACTCACACAGTCTCATCTCTCACTGCTGGAACCAAAtacacattcactctcttctctgtgtttgaggacGTCAGAAGCAGTGGAGTAAGTGTTACTGCAGTCACTG ctcctTCAAACACAGGAGGCTTCAGATCAACAGGACAAGATGAGACCAGTATCactctgcagtggaataaaGTCAACAACAATGTCAGCTTTACTCTCCAGTTTGATGGAACAGAGATAAACATCACTGCACCAGATGGAGATGGACCAGTAACTCACACAGTCTCATCTCTCACTGCTGGAACCAAAtacacattcactctcttctctgtgtttgaggacGTCAGAAGCAGTGGAGTAAGCGTTACTGCAGTCACTG ctcctTCAAACACAGGAGGCTTCAGGTCAACAGGACAAGATGAGACCAGTATCactctgcagtggaataaaGTCAACAACAATGTCAGCTTTACTCTCCAGTTTGATGGAACAGAGATAAACATCACTGCACCAGATGGAGATGGACCAGTAACTCACACAATCTCATCTCTCACTGCTGGAACCAAAtacacattcactctcttctctgtgtttgaggacGTCAGAAGCAGTGGAGTAAGTGTTACTGCAGTCACTG ctcctTCAAACACAGGAGGCTTCAGATCAACAGGACAAGATGAGACCAGTATCactctgcagtggaataaaGTCAACAACAATGTCAGCTTTACTCTCCAGTTTGATGGAACAGAGATAAACATCACTGCACCAGATGGAGATGGACCAGTAACTCACACAGTCTCATCTCTCACTGCTGGAACCAAAtacacattcactctcttctctgtgtttgaggacGTCAGAAGCAGTGGAGTAAGCGTTACTGCAGTCACTG ctcctTCAAACACAGGAGGCTTCAGGTCAACAGGACAAGATGAGACCAGTATCactctgcagtggaataaaGTCAACAACAATGTCAGCTTTACTCTCCAGTTTGATGGAACAGAGATAAACATCACTGCACCAGATGGAGATGGACCAGTAACTCACACAGTCTCATCTCTCACTGCTGGAACCAAAtacacattcactctcttctctgtgtttgaggacGTCAGAAGCAGTGGAGTAAGCGTTACTGCAGTCACTG ctcctTCAAACACAGGAGGCTTCAGGTCAACAGGACAAGATGAGACCAGTATCactctgcagtggaataaaGTCAACAACAATGTCAGCTTTACTCTCCAGTTTGATGGAACAGAGATAAACATCACTGCACCAGATGGAGATGGACCAGTAACTCACACAGTCTCATCTCTCACTGCTGGAACCAAAtacacattcactctcttctctgtgtttgaggacGTCAGAAGCAGTGGAGTAAGCGTTACTGCAGTCACTG ctcctTCAAACACAGGAGGCTTCAGGTCAACAGGACAAGATGAGACCAGTATCactctgcagtggaataaaGTCAACAACAATGTCAGCTTTACTCTCCAGTTTGATGGAACAGAGATAAACATCACTGCACCAGATGGAGATGGACCAGTAACTCACACAGTCTCATCTCTCACTGCTGGAACCAAAtacacattcactctcttctctgtgtttgaggacGTCAGAAGCAGTGGAGTAAGTGTTACTGCAGTCACTG ctcctTCAAACACAGGAGGCTTCAGATCAACAGGACAAGATGAGACCAGTATCactctgcagtggaataaaGTCAACAACAATGTCAGCTTTACTCTCCAGTTTGATGGAACAGAGATAAACATCACTGCACCAGATGGAGATGGACCAGTAACTCACACAGTCTCATCTCTCACTGCTGGAACCAAAtacacattcactctcttctctgtgtttgaggacGTCAGAAGCAGTGGAGTAAGCGTTACTGCAGTCACTG ctcctTCAAACACAGGAGGCTTCAGGTCAACAGGACAAGATGAGACCAGTATCactctgcagtggaataaaGTCAACAACAATGTCAGCTTTACTCTCCAGTTTGATGGAACAGAGATAAACATCACTGCACCAGATGGAGATGGACCAGTAACTCACACAATCTCATCTCTCACTGCTGGAACCAAAtacacattcactctcttctctgtgtttgaggacGTCAGAAGCAGTGGAGTAAGTGTTACTGCAGTCACTG ctcctTCAAACACAGGAGGCTTCAGATCAACAGGACAAGATGAGACCAGTATCactctgcagtggaataaaGTCAACAACAATGTCAGCTTTACTCTCCAGTTTGATGGAACAGAGATAAACATCACTGCACCAGATGGAGATGGACCAGTAACTCACACAGTCTCATCTCTCACTGCTGGAACCAAAtacacattcactctcttctctgtgtttgaggacGTCAGAAGCAGTGGAGTAAGCGTTACTGCAGTCACTG ctcctTCAAATGCAGGAAACTTCAGGTCAACAGGACAAGATGAGACCAGTATCactctgcagtggaataaaGTCAACAACAATGTCAGCTATATTCTCCAGTTCGATGGTACAGAGATAAACATCACTGCACCAGATGGAGATGGACCAGTAACTCACACAGTCTCATCTCTCACTGCTGGAACCAAAtacacattcactctcttctctgtgctTGAGGACATCAGAAGCAGTGGAGTAAGCTTTACTGCAGTCACTG
- the LOC108888791 gene encoding uncharacterized protein LOC108888791 isoform X38 gives MMFSSEVYNMDYGLIIFLLTGALVSVASAQTRQYHFVSTPLNWTEAQSFCRQVYTDLATIENTADVSAVNATTSNYTGQAWIGLYDDLVNSWRWSLDNSSFYGEGETEFRNWDLNPVQPNNQLGQQYCVVLYGGRLGTWGDTECSMELQFVCYAGIENGTLVYVIIDNQVNWTQAQRFCRENYVDLASIRNQTENDIITSISNGRFVWIGLYRNNLWSDGSTSLFRNWAAGQPDSGTDNCFTTSFSGSGQWSDDDCSLSLPFICFRTIPPNAEGFRSTGQDETSITLQWNKVNNNVSYILQFDGTEINITAPDGDGPVTHTVSSLTAGTKYTFTLFSVFEDVRSSGVSFTAVTVPSNAGGFRSTGQDETSITLQWNKVNNNVSFTLQFDGTEINITAPDGDGPVTHTVSSLTAATKYTFTLFSVFEDVRSSGVSVTAVTAPSNTGGFRSTGQDETSITLQWNKVNNNVSFTLQFDGTEINITAPDGDGPVTHTVSSLTAGTKYTFTLFSVFEDVRSSGVSVTAVTAPSNTGGFRSTGQDETSITLQWNKVNNNVSFTLQFDGTEINITAPDGDGPVTHTVSSLTAGTKYTFTLFSVFEDVRSSGVSVTAVTAPSNTGGFRSTGQDETSITLQWNKVNNNVSFTLQFDGTEINITAPDGDGPVTHTVSSLTAGTKYTFTLFSVFEDVRSSGVSVTAVTAPSNTGGFRSTGQDETSITLQWNKVNNNVSFTLQFDGTEINITAPDGDGPVTHTVSSLTAGTKYTFTLFSVFEDVRSSGVSVTAVTAPSNTGGFRSTGQDETSITLQWNKVNNNVSFTLQFDGTEINITAPDGDGPVTHTISSLTAGTKYTFTLFSVFEDVRSSGVSVTAVTAPSNTGGFRSTGQDETSITLQWNKVNNNVSFTLQFDGTEINITAPDGDGPVTHTVSSLTAGTKYTFTLFSVFEDVRSSGVSVTAVTAPSNTGGFRSTGQDETSITLQWNKVNNNVSFTLQFDGTEINITAPDGDGPVTHTVSSLTAGTKYTFTLFSVFEDVRSSGVSVTAVTAPSNTGGFRSTGQDETSITLQWNKVNNNVSFTLQFDGTEINITAPDGDGPVTHTVSSLTAGTKYTFTLFSVFEDVRSSGVSVTAVTAPSNTGGFRSTGQDETSITLQWNKVNNNVSFTLQFDGTEINITAPDGDGPVTHTVSSLTAGTKYTFTLFSVFEDVRSSGVSVTAVTAPSNTGGFRSTGQDETSITLQWNKVNNNVSFTLQFDGTEINITAPDGDGPVTHTVSSLTAGTKYTFTLFSVFEDVRSSGVSVTAVTAPSNTGGFRSTGQDETSITLQWNKVNNNVSFTLQFDGTEINITAPDGDGPVTHTISSLTAGTKYTFTLFSVFEDVRSSGVSVTAVTAPSNTGGFRSTGQDETSITLQWNKVNNNVSFTLQFDGTEINITAPDGDGPVTHTVSSLTAGTKYTFTLFSVFEDVRSSGVSVTAVTAPSNAGNFRSTGQDETSITLQWNKVNNNVSYILQFDGTEINITAPDGDGPVTHTVSSLTAGTKYTFTLFSVFEDVRSSGVSFTAVTGEILNFFSVLLM, from the exons ATGATG ttttcttCAGAGGTTTATAACATGGATTATGGGCTGATCATCTTTTTGCTCACAG gaGCATTGGTCAGTGTTGCCTCTGCCCAAACTCGTCAGTATCACTTTGTGAGCACGCCACTGAACtggactgaagctcagagctTCTGCCGACAGGTCTATACTGACCTGGCCACCATagaaaacacagctgatgtCAGTGCCGTTAATGCTACTACATCAAACTACACAG GCCAGGCTTGGATAGGTCTCTATGATGATTTGGTAAACAGCTGGAGATGGTCCCTGGATAACAGCAGCTTCTAtggagaaggagaaacagagtTTAGAAATTGGGATTTGAATCCTGTTCAGCCCAACAATCAACTAGGACAACAGTACTGTGTGGTATTATATGGTGGCCGTTTGGGCACATGGGGAGACACTGAATGCAGCATGGAACTTCAGTTTGTGTGCTATGCTG GCATAGAAAATGGCACACTGGTCTATGTTATAATTGACAATCAGGTGAATTGGACTCAAGCTCAGAGATTCTGCAGGGAGAATTATGTTGACCTAGCCAG TATAAGaaatcagacagaaaatgacatcATCACAAGCATATCAAATGGGAGATTTGTGTGGATTGGTCTGTACCGGAATAACCTGTGGTCTGATGGGAGCACCTCTCTGTTTCGAAACTGGGCCGCTGGACAGCCAGACTCTGGGACAGATAACTGTTTCACCACATCATTCAGTGGCTCAGGACAGTGGTCAGATGATGATTGCTCCCTCAGCTTGCCATTCATCTGTTTCAGAACAA TTCCACCCAACGCAGAAGGCTTCAGATCAACAGGACAAGATGAGACCAGTATCactctgcagtggaataaaGTCAACAACAATGTCAGCTATATTCTCCAGTTTGATGGGACAGAGATAAACATCACTGCACCAGATGGAGATGGACCAGTAACTCACACAGTCTCATCTCTCACTGCTGGAACCAAAtacacattcactctcttctctgtgtttgaggacGTCAGAAGCAGTGGAGTAAGCTTTACTGCAGTCACTG TTCCTTCAAATGCAGGAGGCTTCAGGTCAACAGGACAAGATGAGACCAGTATCactctgcagtggaataaaGTCAACAACAATGTCAGCTTTACTCTCCAGTTTGATGGTACAGAGATAAACATCACTGCACCAGATGGAGATGGACCAGTAACTCACACAGTCTCATCTCTCACTGCTGCAACCAAAtacacattcactctcttctctgtgtttgaggacGTCAGAAGCAGTGGAGTAAGCGTTACTGCAGTCACTG ctcctTCAAACACAGGAGGCTTCAGGTCAACAGGACAAGATGAGACCAGTATCactctgcagtggaataaaGTCAACAACAATGTCAGCTTTACTCTCCAGTTTGATGGAACAGAGATAAACATCACTGCACCAGATGGAGATGGACCAGTAACTCACACAGTCTCATCTCTCACTGCTGGAACCAAAtacacattcactctcttctctgtgtttgaggacGTCAGAAGCAGTGGAGTAAGCGTTACTGCAGTCACTG ctcctTCAAACACAGGAGGCTTCAGGTCAACAGGACAAGATGAGACCAGTATCactctgcagtggaataaaGTCAACAACAATGTCAGCTTTACTCTCCAGTTTGATGGAACAGAGATAAACATCACTGCACCAGATGGAGATGGACCAGTAACTCACACAGTCTCATCTCTCACTGCTGGAACCAAAtacacattcactctcttctctgtgtttgaggacGTCAGAAGCAGTGGAGTAAGCGTTACTGCAGTCACTG ctcctTCAAACACAGGAGGCTTCAGGTCAACAGGACAAGATGAGACCAGTATCactctgcagtggaataaaGTCAACAACAATGTCAGCTTTACTCTCCAGTTTGATGGAACAGAGATAAACATCACTGCACCAGATGGAGATGGACCAGTAACTCACACAGTCTCATCTCTCACTGCTGGAACCAAAtacacattcactctcttctctgtgtttgaggacGTCAGAAGCAGTGGAGTAAGTGTTACTGCAGTCACTG ctcctTCAAACACAGGAGGCTTCAGATCAACAGGACAAGATGAGACCAGTATCactctgcagtggaataaaGTCAACAACAATGTCAGCTTTACTCTCCAGTTTGATGGAACAGAGATAAACATCACTGCACCAGATGGAGATGGACCAGTAACTCACACAGTCTCATCTCTCACTGCTGGAACCAAAtacacattcactctcttctctgtgtttgaggacGTCAGAAGCAGTGGAGTAAGCGTTACTGCAGTCACTG ctcctTCAAACACAGGAGGCTTCAGGTCAACAGGACAAGATGAGACCAGTATCactctgcagtggaataaaGTCAACAACAATGTCAGCTTTACTCTCCAGTTTGATGGAACAGAGATAAACATCACTGCACCAGATGGAGATGGACCAGTAACTCACACAATCTCATCTCTCACTGCTGGAACCAAAtacacattcactctcttctctgtgtttgaggacGTCAGAAGCAGTGGAGTAAGTGTTACTGCAGTCACTG ctcctTCAAACACAGGAGGCTTCAGATCAACAGGACAAGATGAGACCAGTATCactctgcagtggaataaaGTCAACAACAATGTCAGCTTTACTCTCCAGTTTGATGGAACAGAGATAAACATCACTGCACCAGATGGAGATGGACCAGTAACTCACACAGTCTCATCTCTCACTGCTGGAACCAAAtacacattcactctcttctctgtgtttgaggacGTCAGAAGCAGTGGAGTAAGCGTTACTGCAGTCACTG ctcctTCAAACACAGGAGGCTTCAGGTCAACAGGACAAGATGAGACCAGTATCactctgcagtggaataaaGTCAACAACAATGTCAGCTTTACTCTCCAGTTTGATGGAACAGAGATAAACATCACTGCACCAGATGGAGATGGACCAGTAACTCACACAGTCTCATCTCTCACTGCTGGAACCAAAtacacattcactctcttctctgtgtttgaggacGTCAGAAGCAGTGGAGTAAGCGTTACTGCAGTCACTG ctcctTCAAACACAGGAGGCTTCAGGTCAACAGGACAAGATGAGACCAGTATCactctgcagtggaataaaGTCAACAACAATGTCAGCTTTACTCTCCAGTTTGATGGAACAGAGATAAACATCACTGCACCAGATGGAGATGGACCAGTAACTCACACAGTCTCATCTCTCACTGCTGGAACCAAAtacacattcactctcttctctgtgtttgaggacGTCAGAAGCAGTGGAGTAAGCGTTACTGCAGTCACTG ctcctTCAAACACAGGAGGCTTCAGGTCAACAGGACAAGATGAGACCAGTATCactctgcagtggaataaaGTCAACAACAATGTCAGCTTTACTCTCCAGTTTGATGGAACAGAGATAAACATCACTGCACCAGATGGAGATGGACCAGTAACTCACACAGTCTCATCTCTCACTGCTGGAACCAAAtacacattcactctcttctctgtgtttgaggacGTCAGAAGCAGTGGAGTAAGTGTTACTGCAGTCACTG ctcctTCAAACACAGGAGGCTTCAGATCAACAGGACAAGATGAGACCAGTATCactctgcagtggaataaaGTCAACAACAATGTCAGCTTTACTCTCCAGTTTGATGGAACAGAGATAAACATCACTGCACCAGATGGAGATGGACCAGTAACTCACACAGTCTCATCTCTCACTGCTGGAACCAAAtacacattcactctcttctctgtgtttgaggacGTCAGAAGCAGTGGAGTAAGCGTTACTGCAGTCACTG ctcctTCAAACACAGGAGGCTTCAGGTCAACAGGACAAGATGAGACCAGTATCactctgcagtggaataaaGTCAACAACAATGTCAGCTTTACTCTCCAGTTTGATGGAACAGAGATAAACATCACTGCACCAGATGGAGATGGACCAGTAACTCACACAATCTCATCTCTCACTGCTGGAACCAAAtacacattcactctcttctctgtgtttgaggacGTCAGAAGCAGTGGAGTAAGTGTTACTGCAGTCACTG ctcctTCAAACACAGGAGGCTTCAGATCAACAGGACAAGATGAGACCAGTATCactctgcagtggaataaaGTCAACAACAATGTCAGCTTTACTCTCCAGTTTGATGGAACAGAGATAAACATCACTGCACCAGATGGAGATGGACCAGTAACTCACACAGTCTCATCTCTCACTGCTGGAACCAAAtacacattcactctcttctctgtgtttgaggacGTCAGAAGCAGTGGAGTAAGCGTTACTGCAGTCACTG